One genomic segment of Nonomuraea coxensis DSM 45129 includes these proteins:
- a CDS encoding ATP-binding protein, whose protein sequence is MTLIHKPARVLARDAEWAALTQFVQHRDPRLRLGVVSGRRRVGKSFLLRALAEATGGLYVAAVAEEGVVAARRRLAAAIARYAGIGPELVSDANWESLLSAAIELSSRRSGGAGPGVLVIDELPYWMAHSPELPGLLQLLYDRSQTGEGAPGGRVIVCGSAMSVMNELLSGTKALRGRAAIDLRLHPFDLTTTARHWGIGDPAAALRVHAILGGAPGYRNLANVDPPQSAAEVDVWAPATVLDPRQALFSGSEAEYLLREDPKFTGSALHYAIINAVANGATSPSKIGGLLEQQRSSLTRPLEALTSAGYLRYDTDPLWERRPVITVADPVIRFHNLITVAQRDLVEIGQSAEAWRRSRPTFVARVLGPHFESCARAWLRARADPALRGHAGLVTSTVVNDRKGQAKHEIDVVALDKRAGRAEIALVGEAKATLLRRSVADLDRLDRLKALLAEQGHAAGKAVLALFSMEGFQPDLVDLARRRGDVLLVDLAAVAGCGEPAVVPDGV, encoded by the coding sequence GTGACTCTCATCCACAAGCCGGCGCGAGTGCTGGCGCGCGACGCCGAGTGGGCGGCTCTCACCCAGTTCGTCCAGCATCGGGATCCCCGCCTGCGCCTCGGGGTGGTCTCCGGACGGCGGCGGGTGGGCAAGAGCTTCCTGCTGCGCGCGCTGGCGGAGGCCACCGGCGGTCTCTACGTCGCGGCCGTCGCGGAGGAAGGGGTCGTCGCCGCTCGCCGGCGCCTGGCCGCCGCCATCGCGCGGTACGCGGGAATCGGCCCCGAACTCGTGTCCGACGCGAACTGGGAGTCACTGCTGTCCGCCGCCATCGAGCTGTCCTCCCGGCGGAGCGGCGGCGCGGGGCCCGGCGTGCTCGTGATCGACGAGCTGCCGTACTGGATGGCCCACTCGCCGGAGCTGCCCGGCCTGCTCCAGCTCCTCTACGACCGTTCCCAGACCGGCGAGGGTGCGCCCGGTGGCCGGGTGATCGTCTGCGGATCGGCCATGTCGGTGATGAACGAACTGCTGTCCGGGACGAAGGCGCTGCGCGGACGGGCGGCCATCGACCTTCGCCTGCACCCGTTCGACCTGACCACGACGGCGCGGCACTGGGGGATCGGCGACCCGGCGGCGGCCCTGCGCGTGCACGCCATCCTCGGCGGGGCGCCGGGCTACCGCAATCTCGCCAACGTCGATCCGCCGCAGAGCGCGGCCGAGGTGGACGTATGGGCTCCGGCCACTGTGCTGGACCCGCGGCAGGCGCTGTTCTCCGGCAGCGAGGCGGAGTATCTCCTGCGGGAGGACCCCAAGTTCACCGGCAGCGCTCTGCACTACGCCATCATCAACGCGGTGGCGAACGGCGCCACCAGCCCCTCGAAGATCGGCGGATTGCTGGAGCAGCAGCGCTCGTCACTGACACGTCCGCTTGAGGCGCTGACAAGTGCCGGCTACCTGCGCTACGACACCGACCCCCTGTGGGAACGGCGACCGGTGATCACGGTGGCCGACCCCGTCATCCGGTTCCACAACCTCATCACCGTGGCGCAGCGCGATCTCGTCGAGATCGGGCAGTCGGCTGAGGCCTGGCGCCGGTCCCGGCCCACGTTCGTCGCCCGCGTCCTGGGGCCGCACTTCGAGAGCTGCGCCAGAGCCTGGCTCAGGGCGCGGGCCGATCCCGCGTTGCGAGGGCACGCCGGTCTGGTGACCTCGACCGTCGTGAACGACCGTAAGGGGCAGGCCAAACACGAGATCGACGTCGTCGCCCTCGACAAGCGGGCGGGGCGGGCCGAGATCGCCCTCGTGGGGGAGGCGAAGGCCACGCTGCTCCGGCGGAGCGTCGCGGACCTCGACCGGCTCGACCGGCTGAAGGCGTTGCTGGCCGAGCAGGGGCATGCTGCGGGGAAGGCGGTGCTGGCGCTGTTCTCGATGGAGGGATTCCAGCCGGACCTCGTGGACCTGGCGCGGCGCAGAGGAGATGTCCTGCTGGTCGATCTGGCCGCCGTCGCGGGCTGCGGCGAGCCGGCCGTCGTGCCGGACGGGGTGTAA
- a CDS encoding RNA polymerase sigma factor: MSDDADRFTGMYDDCRQRVWAYVVSRAGRQVADEVVSETFAIAWRRFGDVPEPALPWLLGVARNVLRDNVRAEARREALAAELRSWAEGDVAEQVTERLGVLRALAGLSDDDREILLLVAWQGLSPKEAARVVGCSSAAFRVRLHRARKRLERALENPPPPSPSPSPSPVRSLSEEWS, translated from the coding sequence GTGTCCGATGATGCGGACCGGTTCACCGGCATGTACGACGACTGCCGGCAACGCGTCTGGGCCTACGTGGTCAGCCGCGCGGGCCGGCAGGTGGCCGACGAGGTGGTGAGCGAGACGTTCGCGATCGCCTGGCGGCGGTTCGGCGACGTGCCGGAGCCGGCGTTGCCGTGGCTGCTCGGCGTGGCGAGGAACGTCCTGCGCGACAACGTGCGGGCCGAGGCGCGCAGGGAGGCGCTGGCGGCGGAGCTGCGCTCCTGGGCGGAAGGGGACGTGGCCGAGCAGGTGACCGAGCGCCTGGGTGTGCTGCGGGCGCTGGCCGGGCTGTCCGACGACGACCGGGAGATCCTGCTGCTGGTGGCCTGGCAGGGGTTGTCGCCGAAGGAGGCGGCCCGGGTCGTGGGCTGCTCGTCGGCGGCCTTCCGCGTGCGCCTGCACCGGGCCCGCAAGCGGCTGGAACGGGCCCTGGAGAATCCCCCGCCGCCGTCCCCGTCCCCGTCCCCGTCCCCCGTACGGAGCCTCAGTGAGGAGTGGTCATGA